The following DNA comes from Deinococcus sp. NW-56.
TCGACTCGATGCCGCTTCCGGTCTGCCGACCCAAACGAGGGAAACGCTGCGCGTTCCCTGGCGCCAGGTGGGGGTTTGGGACGCAGGGCGACGTATACGGCTACAAACTCCACGCTTGGGTGACGCCGAACGGTGAAATCGTCCAGTACCTGCTGAAACCTGCCAACCTGCACGACACTACGGTCAGCTACGAGCTGAACCGAAGATGGCCGGAGTTCGGCGGGCCAAAGATCATCGGTGATAAGGGCTACTGCTGCCTGGGATACGTATTTCCACCGAAGAAAAATTCCCGGTACGACACCGGGTGGCGGGAAGACCGCCACCCGAAGTTACGCAAGCGCATTGAAACCGTCTTCTCCCAATTGGTGGAGGCCCAAATCCGTTCCGTGCAGACGAAGACGCTCGCCTCACTTCGCTTCCGTGTTGTCCTGGCCATCATCGCCCACAACCTTGCTCCGCCCTAAACGGCGTCGAGAGGTGATCTGGCGATGACTCGGTCCGCATACCCAAACGACCTTACCAATGCCGAGTGGGACGTCCTCCAAGAGCTGCTTCCTCCGGAAGCTCCGGTCGGTCGTCCCCGTAAATGGTCGTTACGGGAAATTCTGGACGGCATCTTCTACGTCCTGTGTGGGGGCATCGCCGCCAGGTGATGCCGCATGACTTCCCCCCATGGCGAATGATCTATCACTCTCACCGTTTGTGGCGGTTGCAAGGCGTCTGGGAGGCGTGACACACAACGTTACGTGAACTGCTTCGTCAGCGGGAAGGCCGTGAGGCTACGCCCAGTGCCGCGCTCATTGACAGTCAATCCGTCAAAACGACCGAAGCGGGCGGGCCTCGCGGGTACGACGGAGGCAAGAAAGTGAGTGGACGCAAGCGTCACCTGCTTGTCGACACGTTGGGCCTCGTCATGGCGATCAAGGTGCACGAGGCGGACATCCAGGACCGCGCCCGCGCGGTCCTCCTCCTACGGGATCTGCCCAATGTGTTTCCTCGCATGGGGCACCTGTGGGCCGATGCGGGGTACAGTGGGAAGCTCGCTGGGGACATCAAAACGCACCTGGGTTGGACGCTGGAGATCGTCAAGCATTCCTGGTCCGGCTGGCAGGGCACCTGGGCGCCAAAAGACGCACCTCCACGCGTGGTGGAGGTGCCCAAAGGGTTCGTGGTGCTGAAGCGCCGCTGGATGGTGGAGCGCACGTTCGCGTGGCTGGGCAAGTCACGGAGGATGGCCAAAGACGACGAGGCGCTGATCGAAGCCGCCGAGAACCTGGTGTACGAGGTCATGATTCGGCTGATGGTGCGTCGCTTAGCAAAAGGCCCACCCTGACGGTTTTCAGACGCACTTTACTGAGAGTCAGAAATCTCCTACACCCTGGAGACTGGTCATGACCCATTCAACCCACGAACGCATCGCAATGGCCCAGCAGGTGCTGGAGCAGCTCAACTCCCTGACAGGTCTGGGCGGCGAAGGCGTTCAAGTCATCCAGTCGAACTGGTCCTCACTGCACCGGGCGTGCCGCCCTGGCTGGCTGTGGGGCTGTCTGTGAACCATGCACAGGCAGGTGTGGGGTGGCAGGGGTGGCGGGCTCGGCGTGTAGGGGAAGCCCCGGCACCCGGCGACCTCCGCCGAGCGGGTCAAAGAACCCTTGGAGGCCCTGGGCGAGGCGAGGCCGTCGTGAGCGACGGGGTCCTGCCGATCCTGCTGGACGACCAGCAACAAAAGCGACGCGGGTCTGCGGTGGGACTGCAGAGGGGAGAGGCCGCAACGCTTACTCCACGGCGTCGAGCATGCGCCGGGGCGGGCGGTAGGTGAAGCGCAGCGTGTCCCCGGCGGCCAGAACCCGGCGAATCTCGTCGGCCAGCGGCCCCGCCATCCCCGCCCCACTCAGTCTCACCCAACCCCGGCTGCGGCTGACGCCCACGAACAGCTGGTTGCGCAGTGGGATGTGGTCCTCCCGCACGGCCACCTGATCGAGTCCCACCACGTACACCACGTCCGCTTCGTTCCCCTTGGCCTGCATCACGGGGGAGACCGTCACCGCCCCGTCCCGCCAGAACCCGTTGGGATCCGTGTGCGGCCACTTCTGCTTGGGCACGTTCACGTCCTTGTTGCCGGGGAGGTACACGCTGATCCCGGCCGCCCGCAGCGCCTGGAAGACCTCGCGTTGCAGGGTGTAGGGCGCCCAGTCCAGGCCAGGGACCACGACCAGAATCTGGCGGCTGGGCTGCAGGCCGTGCTCGGACAGGTCCTGCTGGATATGGCTCACCAGCGCGTTCAGCTCCGCTTGCCGGTCACGGTAGTTCCCGAAGGTCACCAGCGGCTCGTCCGTGAACTGCGGCAGGGGGTTGGGCGAGTTCTCCGGAAGCCGGGTCAGAGTCACCTCACTGCCGCCCCGGAACTGCCCTTCGACCTCGTAACCGATCGCCTTCCAGTCCGCCTTGTTGGTCAGCCCCGCGAGCATGCCCTCCTCTCGCAAGAGGCCCATCCCCAGCGCGTGGGCGGCGAGCAGCACCGGACCCGGCGTCCGGTAGCAGCGATTCATGACTTCGCTCTTCTTGATGCCGCCCTTGTAGGCGACTCCTGCTCCGAACACCTGCGCCCCGGCGTTCCCGAACAGCGCCCGGGTGTTGGGAATGGTCAGCGTGTCCAGACTCTGCGCCTCGTCATACGCCCAGATGAGGCGGCGGGCCTCCGGCTCCCCGGTATCGAACAGGGCGTCTCTGGCCACAGGCCGCAGGCTCTGATACGCCATCCAGTAGAAGGCCTGCTTCTCCTCGAAGGTGAGTTGCACTTGCTCGTGCACGAGGTCCTGCCCTTCATCGATCAGCACCGCGTCGAACACCTGCAGGCTGCGTCCGGTGAGCTGCGCGTCGAGCAGCAGGGCGCGGCAGGCGAAGAGGAGCTTCGCGGTCGGTGACCCCTGCGGCGTGCGGTCGACGGTCAGGGGCGTGACGCTCACCTGGTCGGCCAGCGTGCGGTAGAAGCCCGGCTGGTCCTTGCTGCCCCAGGCGTGGAGGATGCGGAGCTTGTGCTGCGCGGTTCGCAGGCTCTGCTCCCCGTTGGTGGCCTGCCGCAACCAGTGGTCGACCTGCCCCCGGATCTGGTCGTAGAGGCTGCGCGAGAAGAAGACCAACGCGATGTTCCAGTCCGGATGCTTGAGGTGCATGTTGGCCGCCTTCTGCGCCAGAAGCACCGTCTTGCCGCTGCCTGCGATGCCCCGGATGCGCTGTGGCCCTGGGGGGATGGTCTTGGCGATCAGTTCTTGTTGCAGGTCGAACGCATGCAGGTGCCGGGCGGTGCGGGCAATCAGGTCCGCCTTGCGTGGGGACGAGGTGGGCACAGGGGAGGGCACCCGGATCTCCCGCTTGGGCACGTTCCCACTGGTGCCCAGGGCACTGCGTAAGGCCAGCCAGGCGGCGGCGTCCAGCGCTTCGCCGTAGCGCACCGGAGGGGTCTGCACCAGGGCGGCCCGCAGCCTCGCGGGGGTCAGTTGGTCGGCGAACAACAGCGGCACGTCCGACAGGAGGTGCCCGAAGCGCTCGTCCCAGGCTTCCCGGGTGATCAGTGGCAGGGCGACGATGGCGCGGGTGGCGAGCTGGGGCAGTCCGGCTTTGCGCACGGCGATCTCCCCCAGGAGCTGAGCCTGCTTCCTCGCCTGCTCGTAGGGATTGAGATGCAGCTTGCCGTAGTAAAGTGCGTCTGAAAAACGTGCTGGCGCATGTTTTCCCTGCGTGAACAAGAGTGCACGATGAGACGGAGGTGGTGTGCCCATGACCCGGCCTGCCTACCCGAACGATCTCACGGATGCTGAGTGGAACGTGCTTCTCCCGCTGCTCCCTCCAGAGGCCCCAGTCGGCCGACCCCGGAAGTGGTCATTGCGGGAGATCCTGGACGGCATTTTCTATCTGCTGCGCGGCGGCATTGCCTGGCGGGCAATGCCGCATGACTTTCCCCCCTGGCAGACCGTCTATCACTACCATCGAATCTGGAGGCTGCAAGGCGTGTGGGAGACCGTGCACACGAGCCTGCGGGAGTGGGTTCGACTCCGGGAAGGCCGTGCAGCGACCCCTAGTGCCGCGATCATCGACAGTCAATCCGTCAAGACCACCGAAGCCGGCGGACCCCGCGGCTACGACGGCGGCAAGAAAGTCAGTGGCCGCAAGCGTCACCTGCTCGTCGACACCCTGGGGCTGGTCATGGCGATCAAGGTGCACGAGGCGGACATCCAGGACCGCGCGGGCGCGGTCCTCCTCCTGCGCGATCTGCCGAACGTGTTTCCGCGCATGGGGTACCTCTGGGCGGACGCGGGCTACACCGGAAAGCTCGCTGGGGACATCAAAACGCACCTCGGTTGGACGCTGGAGATCGTCAAGCATCCCTGGTCCGGTTGGCAGGGCACCTGGGCACCAAAAGACGCACCTCCACGCGTGGTGGAGGTGCCCAAAGGGTTTGTGGTGCTGAAGC
Coding sequences within:
- a CDS encoding IS5 family transposase, with protein sequence MTRPAYPNDLTDAEWNVLLPLLPPEAPVGRPRKWSLREILDGIFYLLRGGIAWRAMPHDFPPWQTVYHYHRIWRLQGVWETVHTSLREWVRLREGRAATPSAAIIDSQSVKTTEAGGPRGYDGGKKVSGRKRHLLVDTLGLVMAIKVHEADIQDRAGAVLLLRDLPNVFPRMGYLWADAGYTGKLAGDIKTHLGWTLEIVKHPWSGWQGTWAPKDAPPRVVEVPKGFVVLKRRWVVERTFAWLGKSRRMAKDYEALVETAENMVYEVMIRLMVRRLAKGPP
- a CDS encoding IS982 family transposase, producing the protein MQKRCTRYRLHHSLGRRTVIRQLHRWAKRHFSDHKRFKHQKLSDALLVALLLSRLVFKHPFPSIWWQMLREDRSGLPSYTQAYTRGLRLLNGLEAVASPARRCTEVIIDSMPLPVCRPKRGKRCAFPGARWGFGTQGDVYGYKLHAWVTPNGEIVQYLLKPANLHDTTVSYELNRRWPEFGGPKIIGDKGYCCLGYVFPPKKNSRYDTGWREDRHPKLRKRIETVFSQLVEAQIRSVQTKTLASLRFRVVLAIIAHNLAPP
- a CDS encoding DEAD/DEAH box helicase, which codes for MRKAGLPQLATRAIVALPLITREAWDERFGHLLSDVPLLFADQLTPARLRAALVQTPPVRYGEALDAAAWLALRSALGTSGNVPKREIRVPSPVPTSSPRKADLIARTARHLHAFDLQQELIAKTIPPGPQRIRGIAGSGKTVLLAQKAANMHLKHPDWNIALVFFSRSLYDQIRGQVDHWLRQATNGEQSLRTAQHKLRILHAWGSKDQPGFYRTLADQVSVTPLTVDRTPQGSPTAKLLFACRALLLDAQLTGRSLQVFDAVLIDEGQDLVHEQVQLTFEEKQAFYWMAYQSLRPVARDALFDTGEPEARRLIWAYDEAQSLDTLTIPNTRALFGNAGAQVFGAGVAYKGGIKKSEVMNRCYRTPGPVLLAAHALGMGLLREEGMLAGLTNKADWKAIGYEVEGQFRGGSEVTLTRLPENSPNPLPQFTDEPLVTFGNYRDRQAELNALVSHIQQDLSEHGLQPSRQILVVVPGLDWAPYTLQREVFQALRAAGISVYLPGNKDVNVPKQKWPHTDPNGFWRDGAVTVSPVMQAKGNEADVVYVVGLDQVAVREDHIPLRNQLFVGVSRSRGWVRLSGAGMAGPLADEIRRVLAAGDTLRFTYRPPRRMLDAVE